Proteins co-encoded in one Vibrio aquimaris genomic window:
- a CDS encoding TIGR02444 family protein produces the protein MNSKHVSVSLTLERLWQFSLQYYGVREVKDACLNLQNQFKGNVNLLLLLKWLDEQQAAFLDEDWHRVEECLGRSEALLHSYRDLRRKLKSHVPETLYRESLQFELQLEKQQQSDLVDCINSITLLHNQGEPLTLRYCRQLGGEHLHQAFAQPIEEVVPK, from the coding sequence ATGAACTCGAAGCACGTATCTGTGTCCCTAACCTTAGAACGCCTGTGGCAATTTAGCTTGCAATATTATGGCGTCCGAGAAGTCAAAGATGCGTGCCTTAATTTACAAAATCAGTTTAAGGGTAATGTTAACCTTTTGCTGCTCCTTAAGTGGCTAGACGAGCAGCAAGCAGCGTTCCTAGATGAAGACTGGCATAGAGTAGAAGAATGTCTGGGACGTTCTGAGGCCTTACTCCACAGCTACCGAGATTTACGCCGTAAGCTCAAATCACACGTTCCCGAAACCTTATATCGAGAGTCACTTCAATTCGAGCTACAACTTGAAAAGCAGCAACAATCTGATCTTGTTGATTGCATCAACAGTATCACGTTATTGCACAATCAAGGTGAACCACTGACCTTAAGATACTGCCGTCAACTTGGAGGAGAGCACTTACATCAAGCTTTTGCTCAACCAATTGAAGAAGTGGTGCCCAAATAG
- a CDS encoding hydrolase gives MTHFTAARGLSNPHLQTLAPRFIRKKALFEPIWQRLETQDNDFLDLAWSEDWHAEQAQKKPVFILFHGLEGCFYSPYANGLMHAFAQHGWLAVMMHFRGCSGEPNHNARSYHSGEIEDARFFLEHIDRQFPNQRKIAVGISLGGNMLANYLAQYNQDPLLEAATIVSAPLDLSACSARIEQGLSKIYKTYLLSSLKKSALQKHHLIKGELDVSYQSIKRVTKLYQFDDLITAPLHGFKGADDYYQRCSAIHKLQDIRLPLQIIHAKDDPFMTEAVIPKYALPSNIDYRLSEQGGHVGFVTGSAIKPRFWLEETLPTYYQSLVSSS, from the coding sequence ATGACCCATTTTACTGCTGCTAGAGGTTTATCCAATCCGCACCTGCAAACATTGGCGCCGCGCTTTATCCGCAAAAAAGCGTTATTTGAGCCCATATGGCAAAGGCTAGAAACCCAGGATAACGACTTTCTCGACCTAGCATGGAGTGAAGACTGGCACGCAGAACAAGCCCAGAAAAAGCCTGTTTTTATTCTCTTTCATGGTCTAGAAGGCTGTTTCTATAGCCCTTATGCCAATGGCTTAATGCACGCTTTTGCCCAGCATGGCTGGCTAGCGGTAATGATGCATTTTCGTGGCTGTAGCGGCGAGCCCAACCATAATGCTCGCAGTTATCACTCCGGTGAGATAGAAGATGCGCGTTTTTTTCTCGAACATATTGACCGCCAGTTTCCCAATCAAAGAAAGATTGCTGTTGGCATATCGCTTGGTGGTAACATGCTGGCAAACTACCTCGCACAATATAATCAGGATCCCTTGCTCGAAGCAGCCACAATTGTTTCAGCACCACTGGATCTCTCGGCATGCTCCGCGCGCATTGAACAAGGCCTTTCTAAAATCTACAAAACCTATTTACTCTCTTCTTTGAAAAAAAGCGCACTGCAAAAGCATCACTTAATCAAGGGAGAATTAGATGTTTCCTATCAAAGCATCAAACGCGTAACCAAACTGTATCAATTTGATGATTTAATTACGGCGCCTTTGCATGGATTTAAAGGTGCTGATGACTATTATCAGCGTTGCTCTGCCATTCACAAACTCCAAGATATTCGTCTTCCTTTGCAAATCATACATGCGAAAGACGACCCCTTTATGACAGAGGCGGTTATCCCTAAGTACGCTCTGCCAAGCAATATAGACTATCGACTATCTGAGCAAGGTGGTCACGTTGGCTTTGTAACTGGAAGTGCCATAAAGCCGAGATTTTGGCTCGAAGAGACATTGCCTACTTACTATCAAAGCTTGGTATCATCTAGCTAA
- a CDS encoding YheU family protein, whose amino-acid sequence MIVPWQDIAPETLDNLIKEFVLREGTDYGAVEASLQNKIDQIKQQLKSGDAVVVFSELHESVDIQLKHKFSF is encoded by the coding sequence ATGATCGTTCCTTGGCAAGACATTGCCCCAGAAACTTTAGACAATTTAATCAAAGAGTTTGTCCTTAGAGAAGGCACAGATTACGGCGCTGTAGAAGCCTCATTGCAAAACAAGATAGATCAAATAAAACAACAACTTAAATCTGGTGATGCTGTCGTGGTTTTCTCTGAGCTGCATGAAAGTGTTGATATTCAACTTAAGCATAAATTTTCCTTTTAA
- a CDS encoding phosphoribulokinase yields the protein MSAKHPVIAVTGSSGAGTTTTSEAFRKMFNMMKVKPAWVEGDSFHRFTRPEMDVEIRKAREQGRHISYFGPQANDFPALAEFFRKYGNEGTGKVRRYLHTFDEAVPYNQMPGTFTPWQELPESSDVLFYEGLHGGVVDGEVNVAQHVDFLIGMVPIVNLEWIQKFVRDTRDRGHSREAVMDSIVRSMDDYLNYITPQFSRTHINFQRVPTVDTSNPLNAKGIPSLDESFVVIRLRGIKNVDFPYLLAMIDGSFMSRHNTIVVPGGKMSFAVELIVRPILQQLIETGKIG from the coding sequence ATGTCAGCAAAACATCCAGTTATCGCCGTTACTGGCTCGTCAGGTGCAGGTACTACCACCACATCTGAAGCTTTTCGCAAAATGTTCAATATGATGAAGGTCAAGCCAGCTTGGGTTGAAGGAGATAGCTTTCACCGCTTTACTCGCCCCGAAATGGATGTTGAAATTCGCAAAGCTCGCGAACAGGGGCGACACATCAGCTATTTTGGCCCTCAAGCCAATGACTTCCCTGCCTTAGCTGAATTTTTCCGCAAATATGGCAATGAAGGTACAGGCAAAGTTCGACGTTATCTCCATACCTTTGACGAAGCGGTTCCCTACAATCAAATGCCCGGTACTTTTACCCCTTGGCAAGAGCTACCAGAAAGCTCTGACGTGCTGTTTTATGAAGGCTTGCATGGTGGCGTTGTCGACGGTGAAGTTAACGTCGCGCAGCATGTGGATTTTTTGATAGGCATGGTGCCTATCGTCAACCTTGAATGGATTCAAAAATTCGTGCGCGACACCCGCGACAGAGGACATTCACGAGAGGCTGTGATGGACTCAATTGTTCGCTCAATGGATGATTATCTTAATTACATCACCCCGCAGTTTTCTCGCACTCATATTAACTTCCAGCGAGTGCCTACCGTCGATACATCAAACCCACTAAACGCCAAAGGCATCCCAAGCCTTGATGAGAGTTTTGTTGTTATCCGCCTTCGGGGAATAAAAAATGTCGACTTCCCATATCTACTGGCAATGATAGATGGCTCATTTATGTCACGTCACAACACCATAGTTGTACCCGGTGGAAAGATGAGTTTTGCCGTCGAGTTGATAGTTAGGCCAATACTTCAGCAGTTGATAGAAACGGGAAAAATTGGTTAA
- the crp gene encoding cAMP-activated global transcriptional regulator CRP gives MVLGKPQTDPTLEWFLSHCHIHKYPSKSTLIHAGEKAETLYYIVKGSVAVLIKDEEGKEMILSYLNQGDFIGELGLFEEDQERTAWVRAKSPCEVAEISFKKFRQLIQVNPDILMRLSAQMASRLQVTSQKVGDLAFLDVTGRIAQTLLNLAKQPDAMTHPDGMQIKITRQEIGQIVGCSRETVGRILKMLEEQNLISAHGKTIVVYGTR, from the coding sequence ATGGTTCTAGGTAAACCTCAAACTGATCCAACATTAGAATGGTTCCTTTCACACTGTCATATTCATAAGTACCCATCTAAGAGCACACTGATCCACGCTGGTGAGAAAGCGGAAACGCTTTACTACATAGTCAAAGGTTCAGTTGCGGTACTTATTAAAGACGAGGAAGGCAAGGAAATGATCCTGTCGTACCTAAACCAAGGTGACTTTATCGGTGAGCTTGGTTTGTTCGAAGAAGACCAAGAACGCACAGCGTGGGTTCGAGCAAAATCACCTTGTGAAGTGGCAGAAATTTCTTTCAAGAAATTCCGTCAGCTTATCCAAGTAAACCCTGATATCCTAATGCGCTTGTCGGCTCAAATGGCAAGTCGTTTGCAGGTAACCAGTCAAAAAGTCGGAGATCTTGCTTTCCTTGACGTAACTGGCCGTATCGCTCAGACACTGCTGAATCTTGCGAAACAACCAGATGCCATGACGCACCCTGACGGCATGCAAATCAAGATCACTCGTCAAGAGATTGGCCAAATAGTTGGCTGTTCACGCGAAACGGTTGGCCGCATCTTAAAGATGCTTGAAGAGCAAAACCTGATTTCAGCACATGGTAAAACGATCGTCGTATACGGCACTCGATAA
- a CDS encoding DUF1338 domain-containing protein — protein sequence MTPDVLFQSLWNDYIQRLCPSADKIHQLLQESEPLINDHIALRTFNLSPVGMEAIAKPFIDVGYTPCGDYQFEAKKLLAKHYEHPDPKQPKVFISELKVEECSPQLQSIVKRLVDQIDTSKLTSFEFLSSGRLWQLSFEDYQQLAKESEYAAWLAAHGYGANHFTVSVNQLTAFDEAKQVNDHLRQAGFTINESGGEVKGSSDVLLEQSSTMADKVPVSFTEGSQIVPGGFYEFAKRYPMSNGELYPGFVAASADKIFESTNNES from the coding sequence ATGACGCCAGATGTTTTATTTCAGTCGTTATGGAATGACTATATTCAGCGCTTATGCCCCTCAGCAGATAAAATTCATCAATTATTGCAAGAAAGCGAGCCCCTGATTAACGACCATATCGCTCTGCGAACTTTTAATTTAAGCCCAGTTGGTATGGAAGCGATAGCCAAGCCCTTTATTGATGTTGGTTACACTCCATGTGGAGATTACCAATTTGAGGCGAAAAAATTGCTGGCGAAACATTACGAACACCCAGATCCTAAGCAACCTAAAGTCTTTATTAGTGAGCTAAAAGTAGAAGAGTGTTCGCCGCAATTGCAGAGCATAGTCAAGAGGTTGGTCGATCAGATTGATACTAGCAAACTGACAAGCTTTGAGTTTTTATCTTCTGGCCGTCTTTGGCAACTCAGTTTTGAAGATTACCAACAACTTGCCAAAGAAAGTGAATACGCTGCTTGGCTTGCTGCTCACGGCTATGGAGCCAACCACTTTACTGTGAGTGTCAATCAACTGACTGCGTTCGATGAAGCAAAACAGGTTAATGACCATTTGCGCCAAGCTGGGTTTACAATTAATGAATCAGGCGGTGAGGTCAAAGGCTCATCAGACGTGTTACTTGAGCAATCCTCGACCATGGCAGATAAAGTGCCAGTATCTTTCACAGAAGGCTCCCAGATAGTCCCTGGCGGCTTTTATGAATTTGCTAAACGCTATCCTATGAGTAATGGTGAATTATATCCTGGGTTTGTCGCTGCATCGGCTGATAAGATATTTGAGAGCACAAATAACGAGTCTTGA
- the astD gene encoding succinylglutamate-semialdehyde dehydrogenase gives MTHWIAGEWLDGHGAAINSTSPYNNEVIWQGQSASPEQVESAVSAARNAFLSWKKCSYIERESIVLAFAEKVKENSEQIAEIIAKETGKPLWETRTEAAAMVGKIAISIRAYHDRTGEAQREAAGNQIVLRHRPLGVMAVFGPYNFPGHLPNGHIVPALLAGNTVVFKPSEQTPLTGEFAMKLWQQAGLPAGVINLVQGAKETGVALAESKGIDGVLFTGSANTGHILHRQFAGQPDKMLALEMGGNNPMVISEQYGDLDATVYTIIQSAFISAGQRCTCARRLYVPLGEKGDALVSNLIESTQKIHVDQPFAQPAPFMGPQISKAAADFILQAQSNLVKLGGQSLLEAKAGEAAFVTPGIIDVTPIAQLPDEEYFGPLLQVVRYQGLEKAVELANDTRFGLSAGLVSTDDSEWEYFVDHIRAGIVNRNRQLTGASGDAPFGGPGASGNLRPSAYYAADYCAYPMASMEGDQTVLPETLSPGVEL, from the coding sequence ATGACACATTGGATTGCAGGTGAGTGGCTGGATGGGCATGGCGCAGCAATAAATTCCACCAGCCCTTACAACAACGAAGTAATTTGGCAAGGACAAAGTGCTTCTCCCGAGCAGGTTGAGTCAGCGGTCAGTGCTGCTCGAAACGCTTTTTTAAGCTGGAAAAAGTGCAGCTATATAGAGCGTGAGTCAATCGTGCTAGCTTTTGCTGAGAAAGTGAAAGAAAACAGTGAGCAAATCGCAGAGATTATCGCTAAAGAAACCGGTAAGCCTTTGTGGGAGACCCGAACGGAAGCGGCCGCGATGGTGGGTAAAATCGCTATTTCAATTCGTGCTTATCATGACCGCACAGGTGAAGCGCAACGTGAAGCGGCAGGTAACCAGATTGTTTTACGTCATCGTCCTTTGGGTGTGATGGCGGTATTTGGTCCTTATAACTTCCCTGGTCATTTGCCAAATGGCCATATAGTCCCAGCCTTACTTGCCGGTAACACTGTGGTATTTAAACCATCGGAGCAAACGCCGCTAACAGGCGAGTTCGCAATGAAGTTATGGCAACAAGCAGGTCTGCCTGCCGGCGTGATTAACTTGGTTCAAGGTGCTAAAGAAACAGGCGTTGCATTGGCTGAATCCAAAGGTATTGATGGTGTGTTGTTTACTGGTAGTGCCAATACCGGTCATATCCTGCATCGTCAGTTTGCTGGTCAACCAGACAAAATGCTGGCTTTGGAAATGGGCGGCAACAACCCTATGGTGATTTCTGAGCAATATGGTGACTTAGATGCAACCGTATACACCATTATTCAGTCGGCATTTATTAGTGCAGGCCAGCGCTGTACTTGTGCACGTCGCCTTTATGTTCCTTTGGGGGAAAAAGGGGACGCCTTAGTTTCTAATTTGATTGAATCAACGCAAAAGATTCATGTTGATCAACCTTTTGCGCAGCCTGCACCCTTTATGGGGCCACAAATTTCAAAAGCGGCAGCCGACTTTATTCTTCAGGCTCAATCGAATCTGGTTAAGCTTGGAGGTCAAAGCTTGTTAGAGGCTAAAGCAGGTGAAGCTGCTTTTGTCACTCCAGGTATCATAGACGTCACACCAATTGCGCAGCTGCCAGATGAAGAATATTTTGGTCCTTTGCTGCAAGTCGTTCGATACCAAGGTCTAGAAAAAGCGGTCGAGCTTGCCAATGATACGCGCTTTGGTTTATCCGCAGGGCTTGTTTCCACCGATGATAGCGAGTGGGAATATTTTGTCGACCATATCCGCGCAGGTATTGTTAATCGTAACCGCCAGCTGACAGGGGCAAGTGGTGATGCGCCATTTGGCGGCCCTGGCGCTTCAGGTAACCTTCGTCCAAGTGCGTATTATGCGGCTGATTATTGTGCCTATCCAATGGCTTCGATGGAGGGCGATCAAACCGTGTTACCTGAAACACTGAGTCCTGGTGTGGAGTTATAA
- the astA gene encoding arginine N-succinyltransferase, with product MLVVRPITMSDYDALHTCAVESGHGFTSLPVNEELLTNRITHSEYSFSKPKVTEPGDEGYLMVGFDSKSGEVAGCTGIEASIGWDVPFYSYHISTIVHSSPKLGVNNVVKLLTFGNNYTGCSEICTLFLRPSFRGGLNGRLMSKCRFLMMAEHPHRFSKTVFAEMRGVSDDEGNSPFWQWLQEHFFSIDFTMADYLTGIGKKGFIADLMPKLPIYINLLSKEAQEVIGQVHENTKPALRLLEKEGFTCRNYVDIFDGGPSVECDMRNIESVRHSFRAKVSIAQHSSSQDYLVSNTSFEHFRAVATKAAYDQASESVILSPEAAEALQVKQGDYVRMLAQ from the coding sequence ATGCTAGTTGTTCGCCCGATAACAATGTCGGACTACGATGCTTTGCATACTTGTGCCGTCGAATCTGGACATGGATTTACATCACTTCCGGTCAACGAAGAGTTATTGACCAACCGTATTACACACTCTGAATACAGCTTTTCTAAACCGAAAGTGACAGAGCCCGGCGATGAAGGCTATTTAATGGTTGGGTTTGATAGCAAGAGTGGCGAGGTAGCAGGGTGCACGGGTATCGAAGCTTCCATTGGTTGGGATGTGCCATTTTATTCTTATCATATCAGTACCATAGTTCACTCATCGCCAAAGCTTGGGGTCAATAATGTGGTAAAGCTGCTGACTTTTGGTAACAACTATACAGGTTGCAGTGAGATTTGTACTTTATTCCTAAGACCTAGCTTTCGCGGCGGATTGAACGGTCGGTTAATGTCAAAGTGTCGGTTTTTGATGATGGCCGAGCACCCACATCGTTTTTCTAAAACCGTATTTGCCGAAATGCGCGGGGTGTCTGACGATGAAGGTAACTCACCATTTTGGCAATGGTTACAAGAGCACTTTTTCTCCATCGACTTTACCATGGCGGATTACTTAACCGGTATTGGTAAGAAAGGCTTCATTGCCGATCTTATGCCTAAGCTGCCGATTTACATTAACTTGCTTAGTAAAGAGGCCCAAGAGGTCATAGGTCAAGTACACGAAAACACTAAACCTGCGCTGCGCTTACTTGAAAAGGAAGGCTTCACTTGTCGCAACTATGTCGATATTTTCGATGGTGGTCCATCGGTTGAGTGTGATATGCGCAATATCGAATCTGTACGCCACTCATTCCGAGCAAAAGTATCGATTGCGCAGCACTCTAGCTCGCAGGATTACTTAGTCTCAAATACTTCTTTTGAGCATTTTAGAGCGGTAGCAACTAAGGCTGCATATGATCAGGCCTCTGAGTCTGTCATTTTATCCCCAGAAGCGGCTGAGGCTTTACAAGTCAAGCAAGGTGACTACGTTCGCATGTTGGCCCAGTAA
- a CDS encoding aspartate aminotransferase family protein, giving the protein MTVESKVERGLFDEVMVPCYNPMEMVPVKGEGARVWDQQGKEYIDFAGGIAVSCLGHCHPAMVNALTEQGQKLWHLSNVMTNEPALRLAKKLTQVSFADKVFYANSGAEANEAALKLARRYAADKFGPEKSEIIAFKQGFHGRTFFTVTVGGQAAYSDGFGPKPGDVTHLPYNDIETLRAHISDRTCAIMMEPLQGEGGIIAPTDEFVQTVRELCDKHNALLIFDEVQTGNGRTGHFYAYQGLGVTPDILSTAKSLGGGFPIGAMLTTAELAEHLKIGTHGSTYGGNPLACAVAEAVVDIVSDPETLKGVAERETWFREGLNKLNEKYQMFAEVRGKGLLLGAALNDEWQGRARDVLVAAGKEGLMVLVAGTNVVRFTPSLVITKQEVEEGLSRLDKALATLSK; this is encoded by the coding sequence ATGACAGTTGAAAGTAAAGTAGAACGCGGTTTGTTTGATGAGGTCATGGTACCTTGTTATAACCCGATGGAAATGGTGCCTGTTAAAGGTGAAGGCGCACGCGTTTGGGATCAGCAAGGCAAAGAGTACATCGACTTTGCAGGTGGTATTGCGGTGAGCTGTCTTGGACATTGTCACCCAGCTATGGTGAATGCGCTAACAGAGCAAGGTCAAAAGCTTTGGCATTTAAGTAATGTGATGACTAATGAGCCAGCGCTGCGTTTGGCGAAAAAACTCACCCAAGTGAGCTTTGCCGACAAAGTGTTTTATGCCAACTCAGGCGCAGAAGCCAACGAAGCCGCGCTTAAGCTTGCACGTCGCTATGCAGCCGATAAGTTTGGTCCTGAGAAATCTGAAATTATCGCCTTTAAACAAGGCTTTCATGGCCGAACTTTCTTTACCGTTACCGTAGGTGGACAAGCAGCATACTCTGATGGCTTTGGTCCCAAACCGGGTGACGTGACCCATTTACCGTACAACGATATCGAGACCTTACGGGCACATATTTCAGATCGCACTTGTGCGATTATGATGGAGCCTCTTCAAGGAGAGGGGGGCATCATCGCTCCGACTGACGAATTTGTACAAACGGTTCGTGAACTGTGTGATAAGCACAATGCGCTACTGATTTTTGATGAGGTACAAACAGGTAACGGTCGTACAGGGCACTTTTATGCTTACCAAGGCCTTGGTGTAACCCCAGATATTTTGAGTACAGCCAAATCACTTGGTGGCGGTTTCCCAATTGGCGCTATGCTCACCACGGCAGAGCTTGCTGAGCATCTTAAAATTGGTACACATGGCTCAACCTATGGGGGTAACCCACTTGCTTGTGCAGTCGCTGAAGCTGTGGTCGATATCGTCAGCGACCCAGAAACACTTAAAGGTGTAGCAGAGCGCGAAACATGGTTTAGAGAAGGGTTAAACAAACTCAACGAAAAATATCAGATGTTTGCTGAAGTTCGTGGTAAAGGTTTGCTACTCGGCGCTGCGCTCAATGACGAGTGGCAAGGCCGAGCGCGAGATGTGTTGGTTGCCGCTGGTAAAGAAGGCTTGATGGTACTGGTCGCGGGTACCAATGTTGTTCGCTTTACACCGTCTTTGGTCATCACTAAGCAAGAAGTTGAAGAGGGTTTATCAAGGCTTGATAAGGCTCTAGCAACACTCAGTAAATAA
- a CDS encoding aminodeoxychorismate/anthranilate synthase component II: MLLIIDNYDSFTYNLYQYFCELGAEVKVVRNDQISLEEIEALNPTHLVISPGPCTPNEAGISLSAIEHFAGKLPILGVCLGHQAIAQVFGGEVVRARQVMHGKTSAIRHNNRSVFTQLNNPLTVTRYHSLVVKNDSLPNCFELTAWTTREDGSMDEIMGFQHKTLPIEAVQFHPESIKTEQGHELLANFLDRSTIFSSLKT, translated from the coding sequence ATGCTGCTGATCATCGATAACTACGACTCTTTTACCTACAACTTGTATCAGTACTTTTGTGAGTTGGGCGCAGAGGTAAAGGTGGTGCGTAACGATCAAATTAGCCTTGAAGAGATTGAAGCGCTTAATCCCACTCATTTGGTGATATCACCAGGTCCATGTACGCCGAATGAAGCAGGCATCTCACTCAGCGCGATTGAGCATTTTGCAGGTAAATTACCTATTTTGGGCGTGTGCTTAGGCCATCAAGCCATTGCGCAAGTGTTTGGCGGAGAAGTGGTGCGCGCACGTCAGGTGATGCACGGTAAAACGTCTGCCATTCGCCATAATAACCGCAGCGTATTTACCCAGCTCAATAACCCACTCACTGTCACTCGCTACCACTCGCTGGTGGTAAAAAATGACAGCTTACCCAATTGCTTCGAACTGACCGCATGGACAACGCGAGAAGATGGTTCAATGGATGAAATCATGGGTTTTCAACATAAAACCCTGCCGATAGAAGCGGTTCAGTTTCACCCTGAATCAATCAAAACCGAGCAAGGCCATGAGTTATTGGCTAACTTTCTCGATCGCTCAACTATTTTCTCTTCTCTCAAAACCTGA